The following proteins are encoded in a genomic region of Ornithinibacillus sp. 4-3:
- a CDS encoding LuxR C-terminal-related transcriptional regulator, with translation MIIVATKLHIPRTRLVLVERPNLFRRLDEGMNHELTLITAPAGYGKTTLISEWAMTLQHTPAWVSLDQRDNVLIRFWGHTIAALKRSNSDFNDQAVLRHAAEDTTGDSLIAALINELHRLSQEQIIIWDDFHLITEQSILDSVVYLLERLPHHVHLYMTSRLLPALPIYKLQANQELIWLEAKDLRFDSDETADFFEKSCGIQLSMQEAETVQKRTEGWATAMRLAVMSLDQQTDSKGLVQKMTGRNRSISNYFWEEAFSLQTEVIQQFLMQTSVLNRMTGELCQAVTEMVESEQYLHQLDQRSLFLIPLDEHQEWYRYHHLFQTFLIKQLKSREPLKWRKLHIAAGKWMEDNGYLDEAIEHYLAGEAYESALALLEVMAPQMIIKEWATLGTWLDTIPDALLLAKPMMLMTKLASQYLSGRIETATQGYWKAIQMLEQNKHTLSSEQRRILQAGLALLTAFRTFLDRDFEYVVEYSQEYLEKHPEGNLFVGFGNDQDGYHPVWDIYVSDSGLQLAEEIIVPLLAIWSKTADLHFTAHLHIDFGKLQYERNHLDEAEQHMKQAYEIGISYKNKSLTIIAELWLARITAVRGKWEVANDKLQLLKQQIVSETSPHLYKRIILFEVILARMQRDEVRVSQWVITSGIRDTDEIPPSMVEEYHLLANLLIERGQVDRADALINKIFRVNNRTDQKSNKIRQLISKSRIFSIQGEIVQCMRTLEEALSLAYPENYVRTLIEEGAPLGKLLSQYIKLRHNQQFQSEKKIPLAYLKRLHRLIFPLENRRNKSNSIHGYFPSVTAKEQSVLRLIGEGLTNKEIADELNVSLSTIKTHINNIYSKLQVKNRVQALERARTYELF, from the coding sequence GTGATTATTGTAGCGACAAAATTGCATATTCCTAGAACACGATTGGTGCTTGTAGAGCGTCCCAATCTTTTTCGTCGTTTAGATGAAGGGATGAATCATGAACTTACCTTAATAACAGCACCTGCTGGATATGGAAAAACAACATTGATTAGTGAGTGGGCTATGACACTTCAACACACTCCGGCCTGGGTTTCATTGGATCAAAGGGATAATGTACTGATCCGATTTTGGGGTCACACCATTGCTGCACTGAAGCGATCAAACTCAGATTTTAATGATCAGGCTGTACTTCGTCATGCTGCAGAGGATACAACGGGAGACTCACTCATCGCTGCACTTATTAATGAATTACATCGTCTTTCGCAGGAACAAATAATTATATGGGATGATTTTCACCTTATCACGGAACAATCTATTCTGGATAGTGTTGTGTACCTGCTCGAACGACTACCTCATCATGTGCATCTTTATATGACAAGTCGACTTCTGCCTGCACTGCCTATTTACAAATTACAAGCAAATCAAGAGTTAATTTGGTTGGAGGCAAAGGATCTACGTTTTGATTCAGATGAAACAGCAGATTTTTTTGAAAAGAGCTGTGGCATACAATTGTCTATGCAAGAAGCAGAAACTGTACAAAAGAGAACAGAAGGCTGGGCAACAGCAATGCGTTTAGCTGTCATGTCATTAGATCAACAGACAGATTCCAAAGGGCTTGTTCAGAAGATGACCGGAAGGAATCGTAGTATTTCGAATTACTTTTGGGAAGAAGCCTTTTCCCTTCAAACTGAGGTAATTCAACAATTTTTAATGCAAACATCAGTTTTAAATCGGATGACAGGAGAGCTTTGTCAGGCTGTAACTGAAATGGTTGAAAGTGAACAGTATTTACACCAATTAGATCAGAGGAGTTTATTTCTTATCCCCTTGGACGAACATCAGGAATGGTACAGGTATCATCATCTCTTCCAAACCTTTTTAATTAAACAGCTAAAAAGCCGTGAGCCACTCAAATGGCGTAAGCTTCATATTGCTGCAGGAAAATGGATGGAGGATAACGGATATCTTGATGAAGCAATCGAACATTATTTGGCAGGAGAGGCATATGAATCTGCACTAGCTTTATTAGAAGTAATGGCTCCGCAGATGATTATTAAAGAATGGGCTACACTTGGCACCTGGCTTGATACTATTCCTGATGCTTTACTGTTAGCTAAACCAATGATGCTTATGACTAAACTGGCATCGCAGTATCTATCGGGGAGAATAGAAACGGCAACACAAGGATATTGGAAGGCAATCCAAATGCTGGAGCAAAATAAGCATACACTCTCCTCTGAACAAAGACGAATATTACAAGCTGGGTTAGCGCTATTAACGGCTTTTCGCACATTTTTAGATCGAGATTTTGAATATGTTGTCGAGTATTCACAGGAATATTTGGAGAAACATCCAGAGGGAAATCTGTTTGTTGGTTTTGGAAATGATCAAGATGGCTACCATCCAGTTTGGGATATATATGTATCTGATAGCGGTCTTCAATTGGCTGAAGAAATTATTGTTCCTTTACTAGCTATTTGGTCTAAAACAGCAGATTTACATTTTACTGCACATCTTCATATTGATTTTGGTAAGTTACAGTATGAACGAAATCATTTAGATGAAGCTGAACAGCATATGAAGCAAGCATATGAAATCGGTATATCATATAAAAATAAGAGTCTAACGATTATAGCTGAGCTTTGGCTTGCTCGTATCACTGCTGTGCGAGGAAAGTGGGAAGTAGCAAATGATAAGCTTCAGTTGTTGAAGCAGCAAATTGTATCAGAAACTAGTCCACATTTGTATAAAAGAATAATATTGTTTGAGGTAATACTTGCAAGAATGCAGAGAGATGAAGTTAGGGTTAGTCAATGGGTTATAACAAGTGGAATAAGAGATACTGATGAAATTCCACCATCTATGGTAGAGGAGTATCATTTATTAGCAAATTTACTTATAGAACGAGGACAAGTTGATCGAGCTGATGCTTTAATAAATAAGATATTTCGTGTTAACAATCGAACAGATCAAAAAAGTAATAAGATTCGTCAGCTTATTTCAAAAAGCAGGATATTTTCTATTCAAGGAGAAATTGTGCAATGTATGAGAACATTAGAAGAAGCGCTTTCTCTAGCGTATCCGGAAAACTATGTCCGTACCTTAATTGAAGAAGGAGCACCACTGGGGAAATTATTAAGTCAATATATTAAGCTACGTCATAATCAACAGTTTCAGTCTGAGAAAAAAATTCCATTAGCTTACTTGAAACGACTGCATCGTCTTATTTTCCCGCTTGAGAACAGAAGAAATAAATCTAATTCCATTCATGGTTATTTTCCCTCTGTAACAGCAAAGGAACAGTCTGTTTTAAGATTAATTGGTGAAGGGTTAACGAATAAAGAAATCGCAGATGAATTGAATGTTTCTCTATCTACAATAAAAACACATATTAATAATATTTATAGCAAGTTACAGGTTAAAAACCGAGTGCAAGCTTTGGAACGTGCTAGAACATATGAATTGTTCTAG
- a CDS encoding TetR/AcrR family transcriptional regulator → MTKNEPKLTKKQKAILEAATELFAEQGYAGTSTSEIANKAEVAEGTIFKHYKSKKGLLLAIVSPMMVKLLAPMIKKDLDKVLDQEFEYFQDFIRAMIVNRKEFIQKNLPMLRILVQEIPFHPDLKEQFIEHVGKDIFDKLERIVKYYQDKGQIVDMEPSTIMRTVATSILSYIIARYVFLPEANWDDEEVETERIIQILESGIIRKK, encoded by the coding sequence ATGACAAAGAATGAACCAAAACTTACTAAAAAACAAAAGGCGATTTTAGAGGCTGCAACAGAATTATTTGCGGAACAAGGCTATGCAGGAACTTCAACAAGTGAAATTGCTAATAAAGCTGAAGTAGCAGAAGGAACAATTTTTAAGCATTATAAATCTAAAAAAGGCTTGTTATTGGCAATTGTATCTCCAATGATGGTTAAATTACTTGCACCGATGATAAAAAAAGATTTGGATAAGGTGCTTGATCAGGAGTTTGAATATTTTCAAGACTTTATTCGGGCAATGATCGTAAATCGAAAAGAGTTTATTCAAAAAAACTTACCAATGCTACGGATACTAGTACAGGAAATCCCTTTTCACCCAGATTTGAAGGAACAATTTATTGAACATGTGGGTAAAGATATTTTCGATAAGCTAGAAAGGATTGTTAAGTATTATCAAGATAAAGGTCAAATAGTTGATATGGAACCAAGTACAATTATGCGCACGGTTGCTACTTCCATATTATCGTATATTATAGCAAGATATGTGTTTCTTCCAGAAGCAAACTGGGATGATGAGGAAGTGGAAACAGAGAGGATTATTCAAATTTTGGAAAGCGGAATTATACGAAAGAAATAG
- a CDS encoding PQQ-binding-like beta-propeller repeat protein, which translates to MQKKKFRPTMLLLAIWFSCMHTFSVPAITLAANSLFEQGIGYEQGNYDLDAEQPTTFNWTRQSSFTGSVDHDEKWSFAAEDVIYSSPAIGADGVLYVGSYDGNLYAIDSKTGALQWSFETGFAIASSPVIGADGTIYIGSGDGKLYALEPNAENDEEREKWSFETDDRIYSSPAIGADGTIYISSYDGYIYALNPDADNESEREKWSYEIGGETDSSPAIGADGTIYVGSGEGFFYALDPAAESNEEREKWSIELNMEWDGLCWDEECPIYSSPAIGVDGTIYVGSSDGYLYALDPNALDNEERIKWLFDTWGSVYSSPAIGADGTVYVGSISGTLYALDPNADDENREKWSFETATNIWTTIISSPLIGADDTIYIGSSNGKLYALDPNADDENREKWSFSTEGEVHSSPVIGVDGTLYIGSYDGNLYALGTKIPQVSYDPNGVDAWAKQHTTIVTGSNTDGINLQYQWLINDDSLSDDNWKDFLSEDEIMISDGTGEYYLHVRGLDADNQVVLSDMSEAFKLDNTSPTEPTIHAPTEWMNDDLSLSIHAGTDEESGVEKTEYRIGKNDEWTNWIELDGDENLLIEDEGETTIQAKTIDKAGNESEIISEIVRIDRTAPTEPTIGLNPDGWTNVEEVTVTIKTGEDEASGVARVEYRIGMEGEWQVYEGSFSIIEEGETDIYARTVDQAGNISEEAEATAQIKRTSPSNPVIKVETNNWTNATSMEVKITSDGDKIEYQLNGTDGDWLTYVPGLEITDEGETTIYAQAIDQAGNKSDIVEATIRIDHTAPELTLLGDNPIYIKHRETFVEPGYKVVDNLDEAIADKMKVKGTVDTETVGVYTITYSAQDHAGNETTETREIHVVDEDQPIIILQGNNPLILEVGTAYEEPGAIAKDNADGDISDQIEITTNVDTTKLGIYQVIYKVTDSSNNYTEVIRAVEVVDTTIPEIALEGESEITIELGDSYKDPGAIAIDNYDGELTNQIEIHGNVNTEQIGTYELVYTVEDSSGNIAKTVRIVKIVDTTAPNKLELVATEITATSITLDFSASDLGGIKSYILFRNGEEIVTIDGNTTTFTDKVLQPNEAYNYSLIAVDYSDNRSEEKLLTVTTQNAEKIEVERVEELPDLTVAFGTERAEISFPEQVTIVLTNGESMQVPVHWSQSDATYDPNLVGVYTFIGEITLSDEVINPENKQATIKVVVNPPDIVEIILDKPAKHVYPGALVKVKYTNTTLQLPENLPEGTTLQVKSVKDIETLGLVQAGEMYDFIFSYPKGQEDYTGEVVLTMGVEDTEEQAALYHYNETTNTWEYIGGERKEGQIATTVSQFSIYGVLAKEINEEPPPILSEIVIHGVEEITIPAHDELVVVEQYKADIFNENGELTLEEKVQWSVTGAKGISIDETDGSLTVTNQASAGEVIVRATSVSDETIFAEIIITLVDMEEKPTINAQVIVKHVDEYGNELAKSEKLTGEMGERYESKPADIDGYELIDTPANAIGEFMKEIQTVEYVYAKINDKPSTTPPTESNDSDRENDNKANDDRGNDTDTNEKLPSTATNTFNWLIIGITLLVIGVVTFLIYQRKSKLD; encoded by the coding sequence ATGCAAAAAAAGAAGTTTCGTCCAACAATGTTATTGCTGGCAATCTGGTTTAGTTGTATGCATACATTCTCTGTTCCAGCTATAACGCTAGCTGCCAATTCACTATTTGAACAAGGAATAGGCTATGAGCAAGGAAATTATGATCTGGATGCAGAGCAACCGACTACTTTTAATTGGACAAGGCAGTCATCGTTTACGGGAAGTGTAGATCATGATGAAAAATGGTCGTTTGCAGCAGAGGATGTTATTTATTCTTCTCCTGCAATTGGGGCAGATGGGGTGCTCTATGTCGGTTCATATGATGGAAACCTGTATGCAATTGATTCGAAGACCGGTGCGTTACAATGGTCATTTGAGACAGGGTTTGCAATCGCTTCATCCCCAGTAATTGGAGCAGATGGAACAATTTATATTGGCTCTGGTGATGGTAAGCTATATGCTCTAGAGCCAAATGCCGAAAATGATGAAGAACGAGAGAAGTGGTCATTTGAAACAGATGATCGAATTTATTCTTCTCCAGCAATTGGAGCGGATGGTACGATTTATATAAGTTCGTATGATGGCTATATCTATGCGTTGAATCCTGACGCAGACAATGAAAGTGAACGAGAGAAATGGTCCTATGAAATAGGAGGAGAGACAGATTCTTCTCCTGCTATCGGAGCCGATGGAACTATCTATGTTGGTTCAGGTGAAGGATTCTTTTATGCGCTGGATCCAGCTGCGGAAAGTAATGAAGAACGAGAGAAATGGTCAATTGAGCTTAATATGGAATGGGATGGCTTATGTTGGGATGAGGAATGCCCAATCTATTCTTCTCCAGCAATTGGAGTGGATGGCACAATTTATGTTGGTTCAAGTGATGGGTATCTCTATGCCTTGGATCCAAATGCACTGGATAATGAGGAACGCATAAAATGGTTATTTGATACATGGGGATCTGTTTATTCCTCTCCAGCGATTGGAGCGGATGGCACAGTTTATGTTGGTTCAATCAGTGGTACTTTATATGCCCTGGATCCAAATGCTGACGATGAAAATCGAGAGAAATGGTCATTTGAGACAGCGACTAATATATGGACTACAATTATTTCTTCACCATTAATTGGAGCAGATGACACAATTTATATTGGTTCTAGTAATGGTAAGTTGTATGCCCTAGATCCAAACGCAGATGATGAAAATCGGGAAAAGTGGTCGTTTTCAACAGAGGGAGAAGTTCATTCTTCTCCAGTGATTGGAGTAGACGGCACATTATATATTGGCTCTTATGATGGAAATCTGTATGCGTTAGGAACAAAGATACCGCAAGTATCATATGATCCAAATGGGGTGGATGCATGGGCAAAACAACATACTACAATAGTGACAGGTTCTAACACTGATGGAATCAACTTACAGTATCAATGGTTAATAAATGATGATTCTCTTTCAGATGATAATTGGAAAGATTTTCTATCGGAAGACGAAATCATGATATCTGATGGTACGGGAGAATATTATCTTCATGTACGCGGTTTGGATGCTGATAATCAAGTTGTTTTATCGGATATGTCTGAAGCATTCAAACTAGATAATACTAGTCCAACAGAACCAACTATTCATGCTCCGACTGAGTGGATGAATGATGATCTAAGTTTATCTATTCATGCTGGAACAGATGAGGAAAGTGGAGTAGAAAAAACAGAATACCGAATAGGGAAGAATGATGAATGGACAAACTGGATTGAACTTGATGGAGATGAGAATCTCCTTATTGAAGATGAAGGAGAAACAACAATCCAGGCAAAAACGATTGATAAAGCAGGTAATGAAAGTGAAATTATCTCAGAAATAGTAAGAATTGATCGTACAGCTCCAACAGAGCCAACAATAGGGCTAAACCCAGATGGGTGGACAAATGTCGAAGAAGTCACTGTTACAATTAAGACGGGAGAAGATGAAGCAAGCGGAGTAGCTAGAGTAGAATATCGGATTGGCATGGAGGGAGAGTGGCAAGTATATGAAGGTTCTTTTTCCATTATAGAGGAAGGAGAAACAGATATTTATGCTCGCACAGTAGATCAAGCTGGTAATATTAGTGAGGAAGCAGAAGCTACCGCACAAATCAAGCGAACATCACCTTCAAATCCGGTAATTAAAGTAGAAACAAATAATTGGACAAATGCTACTAGTATGGAAGTAAAGATTACTTCTGACGGTGATAAGATAGAGTACCAGTTAAATGGTACAGATGGAGATTGGTTAACTTATGTACCAGGTTTGGAGATAACAGATGAGGGAGAAACAACAATTTACGCACAAGCCATCGATCAAGCTGGCAATAAAAGTGATATAGTAGAAGCTACCATCCGAATTGATCACACTGCACCAGAGTTAACTTTATTAGGGGATAATCCAATTTATATTAAACATAGGGAAACATTCGTTGAACCAGGATATAAGGTAGTTGATAATCTGGATGAAGCAATAGCAGACAAGATGAAAGTAAAAGGGACTGTAGACACAGAGACAGTAGGAGTTTACACCATCACATATTCTGCACAAGACCATGCAGGAAATGAAACAACGGAAACAAGGGAGATACATGTTGTAGATGAAGATCAGCCTATCATTATCTTGCAGGGTAATAACCCACTTATCTTAGAAGTTGGAACAGCCTATGAAGAACCAGGAGCGATTGCGAAGGATAATGCAGATGGTGATATTAGTGATCAAATTGAAATTACAACAAATGTTGACACCACTAAACTTGGAATCTACCAAGTAATATATAAGGTCACAGATAGCTCTAATAATTATACTGAAGTAATCCGTGCTGTAGAAGTGGTTGATACAACAATTCCTGAGATAGCATTAGAAGGGGAGTCAGAAATCACTATTGAACTCGGTGATAGTTATAAAGATCCGGGTGCAATCGCAATAGATAACTATGATGGTGAGCTGACAAATCAAATAGAAATCCATGGTAATGTTAATACGGAGCAAATAGGTACCTATGAATTAGTTTATACTGTCGAGGATAGCTCAGGAAATATCGCAAAAACAGTTCGTATAGTCAAAATAGTTGATACAACAGCACCAAATAAATTAGAGCTAGTAGCTACAGAGATAACAGCAACTAGCATTACATTGGACTTTTCCGCTTCTGATTTAGGTGGAATAAAGTCATATATTTTATTCCGTAATGGAGAAGAGATTGTAACGATTGATGGGAATACAACGACATTTACAGATAAAGTATTACAACCAAATGAAGCCTATAATTATTCACTTATAGCAGTAGATTATTCGGATAATCGATCAGAAGAAAAGTTATTGACAGTAACAACACAGAACGCGGAAAAAATAGAAGTGGAAAGGGTAGAGGAGCTTCCAGATCTGACTGTAGCATTTGGCACCGAACGAGCAGAAATTTCATTCCCAGAACAAGTAACAATTGTTTTAACAAATGGAGAATCAATGCAAGTACCAGTCCATTGGAGTCAAAGCGATGCAACCTATGATCCAAATCTAGTAGGAGTTTACACATTTATTGGCGAGATTACTTTATCAGATGAAGTGATAAATCCAGAGAATAAACAAGCAACAATCAAAGTTGTTGTTAATCCACCTGACATCGTAGAAATTATCTTAGATAAACCAGCGAAACATGTCTATCCAGGCGCACTTGTCAAAGTAAAGTATACAAACACCACCTTGCAGTTACCAGAGAACTTACCAGAGGGCACGACACTTCAAGTGAAATCAGTGAAAGATATTGAAACCCTGGGCTTAGTACAAGCAGGGGAAATGTATGACTTTATTTTCAGTTATCCTAAAGGGCAGGAAGATTATACAGGTGAGGTTGTTCTAACAATGGGAGTAGAAGATACTGAAGAGCAGGCAGCACTGTATCATTACAATGAAACAACAAATACATGGGAGTACATTGGTGGGGAACGCAAAGAAGGACAAATTGCAACAACAGTTTCACAGTTTTCTATTTATGGTGTTTTAGCAAAAGAAATAAATGAAGAGCCTCCGCCTATTCTAAGCGAGATTGTGATTCATGGGGTGGAGGAAATTACAATTCCAGCTCATGATGAATTGGTAGTCGTAGAACAATATAAGGCAGATATATTTAATGAAAATGGTGAGCTAACATTAGAAGAAAAGGTACAGTGGTCTGTTACAGGGGCAAAGGGTATCAGTATTGATGAAACAGATGGTTCATTAACAGTCACGAATCAAGCTTCCGCAGGGGAAGTTATTGTGAGAGCTACATCAGTTAGTGATGAGACTATTTTTGCAGAAATAATTATTACATTAGTCGACATGGAAGAAAAACCAACAATAAATGCTCAAGTCATCGTAAAACATGTGGATGAATACGGAAATGAACTTGCTAAGTCTGAAAAGCTCACAGGAGAAATGGGAGAAAGATATGAGAGTAAACCAGCTGATATAGATGGTTATGAATTGATTGACACACCAGCTAATGCAATTGGAGAATTCATGAAAGAAATCCAAACCGTGGAATATGTATATGCGAAAATAAATGACAAGCCATCTACTACACCTCCTACAGAATCTAATGATTCTGATAGAGAAAATGATAATAAAGCAAATGATGATAGAGGAAATGATACAGATACAAATGAAAAATTACCTAGTACAGCAACGAATACTTTTAATTGGCTGATTATAGGAATTACTTTGCTTGTTATTGGTGTAGTGACTTTTCTCATCTACCAGCGTAAATCTAAACTGGATTAA
- a CDS encoding SDR family oxidoreductase: MNKKKPRVWFITGASSGLGYEFTRKALELGDKVVGVARNTEKLNEFTHQYGESFLSLKLDVTDRDSVFKVVEEAITHFGRLDIVINNAGNMIMGMIEEFSEEEIRRQVDTNFYGAVWVTQAVMPQLRSQASGHIIQISSIGGLITGPMTGIYSASKFALEGFSESLAQEAVHFGVKVSIVEPGGYWTNLYLKMGQTIPKGEYNSLREELAKQNFESNDSDPKLAAEALIELVNSKNPPLRLILGSAVFDAAIESTKKRIATWEEWESVSRSAENNIPAPEGYGES, from the coding sequence ATGAATAAGAAGAAACCGAGAGTATGGTTTATAACGGGAGCGAGCAGTGGTTTAGGATATGAATTTACAAGAAAAGCCTTAGAATTAGGAGATAAGGTTGTTGGTGTGGCCAGAAATACTGAAAAACTAAATGAATTTACCCACCAATATGGAGAATCCTTTCTTTCATTAAAATTAGATGTTACGGATAGGGATTCTGTATTTAAAGTAGTAGAAGAAGCAATTACGCATTTTGGTAGACTTGATATTGTCATTAACAATGCAGGGAATATGATAATGGGAATGATTGAAGAGTTCAGTGAAGAAGAAATTAGGCGACAAGTCGATACAAACTTCTACGGCGCAGTCTGGGTGACACAGGCAGTAATGCCACAATTAAGATCACAAGCATCAGGTCATATTATACAAATATCAAGTATTGGTGGGCTAATTACAGGACCTATGACTGGAATCTATAGTGCGAGTAAATTCGCCTTAGAAGGATTTAGCGAATCGTTGGCGCAAGAGGCTGTACATTTTGGTGTTAAGGTTTCCATCGTTGAACCCGGAGGCTACTGGACAAATTTGTATCTAAAGATGGGTCAGACTATACCAAAAGGGGAATACAATTCCTTACGTGAAGAATTAGCAAAACAAAATTTTGAGTCTAATGATAGTGATCCTAAATTAGCTGCAGAAGCATTAATAGAACTAGTTAATAGCAAAAATCCGCCTTTAAGATTGATCCTTGGAAGTGCTGTTTTTGACGCAGCAATAGAGAGTACAAAGAAACGCATAGCCACTTGGGAAGAATGGGAGTCTGTTAGTCGGTCCGCAGAAAACAATATTCCAGCCCCAGAAGGTTATGGAGAAAGTTAG
- a CDS encoding ABC transporter permease has translation MKMLQLIKRICKQVLRDKRTLALLFLAPIFVITLLNYIFPDPNDEITITTIHVNEDIIAILEANDINVKEENELDVKNYLEQGHASAVLEEKDEEWTLTILNDNPMDEGRAIQSSAQAVMEYNLNGLSDYMEETSDKIEELMDNIQTMIAQLPPEIAERLDINMETDIDLDAEASAEIDMGEDLVTVEYIYGDENYTFFEILNPILVSFFVFFFVFLIAGMSMLKERSSGTLEKLLSTPIRKSEIVFGYLFGYGIFAVIQTAVIILYSVYILDMEIVGSMANMFIINILLSFVALGLGLLLSTFVNSEFQMIQFIPLVIIPQIFFSGMLKVDAMEPWLQWIAPIMPLYYAGNTMIDVVLKGFTFSEIIIPLLILILFIIIFVTLNIIGMRRYRKV, from the coding sequence ATGAAAATGCTGCAACTGATTAAACGAATTTGCAAACAGGTCCTCCGTGATAAGCGTACACTTGCCCTTTTATTTTTAGCTCCCATCTTTGTTATTACTTTATTAAATTATATTTTTCCTGATCCGAATGATGAGATTACTATCACTACCATTCATGTGAATGAAGATATAATTGCCATTTTGGAAGCTAATGATATAAATGTAAAAGAAGAAAATGAGCTAGATGTAAAAAATTATTTGGAGCAAGGACATGCTAGTGCTGTATTAGAAGAAAAGGATGAAGAGTGGACACTAACCATTCTTAATGATAATCCAATGGATGAAGGTCGAGCTATCCAAAGTAGTGCACAAGCAGTGATGGAATATAATCTGAATGGGCTCTCAGATTATATGGAGGAAACATCGGATAAGATTGAAGAATTAATGGATAACATCCAGACGATGATAGCGCAGCTGCCTCCAGAAATTGCTGAGCGTTTAGATATAAATATGGAAACAGACATCGATTTGGATGCAGAAGCTTCAGCCGAAATAGATATGGGTGAGGACTTAGTAACTGTTGAATATATCTATGGCGATGAGAATTATACATTTTTTGAGATTTTAAACCCAATTCTAGTAAGCTTTTTTGTATTCTTTTTTGTCTTTTTAATTGCTGGGATGTCCATGCTGAAGGAAAGGAGCAGTGGCACATTAGAAAAATTACTATCTACCCCGATTAGAAAGTCCGAAATAGTATTCGGTTATTTATTTGGTTATGGAATTTTTGCAGTTATACAAACCGCAGTGATTATTTTATATTCAGTATATATTTTAGATATGGAAATCGTCGGATCTATGGCAAATATGTTTATCATTAATATTTTATTAAGCTTTGTTGCTTTAGGGCTTGGATTACTTCTATCCACCTTTGTTAACAGTGAGTTTCAAATGATCCAATTTATTCCATTAGTTATTATTCCACAAATCTTTTTCTCTGGAATGTTGAAGGTCGATGCAATGGAGCCATGGTTACAATGGATTGCACCAATTATGCCACTCTATTATGCTGGAAATACAATGATTGATGTTGTACTGAAGGGATTTACATTCAGCGAAATAATAATACCTTTACTAATTTTAATCCTATTTATCATTATTTTTGTTACGTTAAATATCATTGGTATGCGCCGATATAGAAAAGTTTAA
- a CDS encoding ABC transporter ATP-binding protein, which yields MIKISNMSKSFGKQKILEDISLDIQPNQITGLIGPSGTGKTTLIKCLMGMEKYDTGSVSIDHTTVPNRKLLNKIGYMAQSDSLYHDLNGLENMQFFAHMYGSNISKEVIESTLNLVQLDQDKKKLVQHYSGGMKRRLSLAIALINQPQYLILDEPTVGIDPVLKLSIWDQLHELKQNSTLLITTHIMDEAMKCDQLLLMKNKGIAVSGTPQEILEAYAVSDIDQVFLKLEGKENENAATD from the coding sequence ATGATAAAAATATCAAACATGTCTAAAAGCTTTGGAAAACAAAAGATATTAGAAGACATATCTTTAGATATCCAACCTAATCAGATTACTGGACTCATTGGTCCATCTGGAACAGGCAAAACTACACTGATTAAATGTTTAATGGGTATGGAGAAATATGATACTGGCTCCGTTAGCATAGACCATACCACTGTTCCAAATCGTAAACTCTTAAATAAAATTGGTTACATGGCTCAAAGTGACTCGTTATATCATGATTTAAATGGATTAGAAAACATGCAATTTTTCGCGCATATGTATGGAAGTAACATTTCTAAAGAGGTCATTGAATCCACATTAAATCTAGTGCAGCTTGATCAGGATAAAAAGAAATTGGTCCAGCATTATTCTGGAGGGATGAAGCGTCGATTATCACTCGCAATCGCCTTGATTAATCAGCCGCAATATTTGATTTTGGATGAACCAACTGTTGGGATTGATCCTGTCCTTAAATTAAGCATCTGGGATCAGCTTCATGAGCTAAAGCAGAACAGTACACTTTTAATTACGACACATATTATGGACGAGGCAATGAAGTGTGATCAGCTTTTATTAATGAAAAATAAGGGCATTGCAGTAAGTGGTACACCTCAAGAAATTTTAGAAGCTTATGCGGTTAGCGATATTGATCAAGTCTTTTTAAAACTGGAGGGAAAAGAAAATGAAAATGCTGCAACTGATTAA